In a genomic window of Maricaulis maris MCS10:
- a CDS encoding efflux RND transporter periplasmic adaptor subunit: MSLYKRRLGAGAAVSLAALLVAILVFGVTALRAEANLVAAAPTPISVSVITASHDPQASIAEFFPGLIAARRQSALGFERAGRIDRVLVDVGDRVVAGDVLARLDVRAVQAQIAAAEAQTAEAAAQTALASETESRQAQLLERGHISQQRFDEVRTSTRAALARQNAAAAAADALRVQLDLSLMVAPFDGVVTARRSDEGAIASPGQPLLELVELDQLEINVGLPQSVAGDFSPGDPALFMVNGRGEPVTARFRASSSVVDR; the protein is encoded by the coding sequence ATGTCTCTTTACAAACGGCGTCTTGGCGCCGGTGCAGCTGTCAGCCTGGCAGCGCTTCTGGTTGCCATACTGGTCTTTGGCGTGACGGCCCTGAGGGCTGAAGCGAATCTCGTTGCCGCCGCCCCCACACCCATCAGCGTCTCCGTGATCACCGCCAGTCATGATCCGCAGGCCAGTATAGCCGAGTTCTTTCCGGGCCTGATCGCGGCTCGCCGCCAGAGTGCGCTCGGATTCGAGCGCGCCGGTCGTATCGACCGCGTGCTTGTGGATGTCGGCGACCGGGTCGTTGCCGGGGATGTGCTGGCGCGCCTGGATGTCCGGGCTGTGCAGGCGCAGATCGCGGCCGCTGAAGCCCAGACTGCCGAGGCCGCCGCCCAGACGGCGCTCGCCAGCGAGACCGAAAGCCGGCAGGCCCAGTTGCTGGAGCGCGGTCACATCTCACAACAGCGGTTTGACGAGGTCCGCACCTCGACCCGGGCCGCCCTCGCACGCCAGAACGCCGCCGCAGCGGCTGCCGACGCCTTGCGGGTGCAACTCGACCTGTCCCTGATGGTCGCGCCTTTTGACGGTGTAGTGACAGCCCGCCGTTCTGACGAAGGTGCGATCGCGTCACCGGGACAGCCTCTGCTCGAACTGGTCGAGCTGGATCAGCTGGAGATCAATGTCGGTCTGCCGCAATCGGTTGCGGGCGATTTCAGCCCCGGCGATCCCGCCCTGTTCATGGTGAACGGTCGAGGCGAGCCGGTGACTGCCCGGTTCCGCGCCTCCTCGAGCGTCGTTGATCGCTAG
- a CDS encoding TetR/AcrR family transcriptional regulator — MNAEIAIEDDTPADRRRRKVREAIIDAAETIFTSEGEEGISMRRLAEAIDYSPAAIYKYFASKDELFTAIREMFFERLLARIHAAMEEGGETGPLCARCMRAYVETGMEEPNHYMMAFSPSVTAKPHLHDEKEVAFEAEEKLVDMIQAGQQEGTFREIDPHVASKSVWASLHGLTMLIVCIDDFPNGMPRSEHVTMDSVIDLHMDMIMRGLTKTE, encoded by the coding sequence ATGAACGCTGAAATCGCCATTGAAGATGACACGCCGGCTGACCGCCGTCGCCGCAAGGTGCGCGAGGCTATCATCGACGCCGCCGAGACCATCTTCACCTCGGAGGGGGAGGAGGGGATATCGATGCGTCGCCTGGCGGAAGCCATCGATTACTCTCCGGCCGCCATCTACAAATATTTCGCGTCGAAGGATGAGTTGTTCACGGCGATCCGTGAAATGTTTTTCGAGCGCTTGCTCGCGCGCATCCATGCGGCGATGGAGGAGGGCGGTGAAACTGGGCCGCTTTGCGCCCGTTGCATGCGCGCCTATGTCGAGACTGGCATGGAAGAGCCCAATCACTACATGATGGCCTTCTCCCCGTCGGTGACGGCCAAGCCTCACCTGCATGATGAAAAGGAAGTGGCGTTCGAGGCCGAGGAAAAACTGGTCGACATGATCCAGGCGGGCCAGCAGGAAGGGACGTTCCGCGAGATCGACCCGCATGTCGCGTCTAAGAGCGTCTGGGCCAGCCTGCATGGCCTGACCATGTTGATCGTCTGTATTGACGACTTTCCCAATGGCATGCCGCGATCCGAGCACGTCACCATGGACTCGGTGATCGACCTGCATATGGACATGATCATGCGCGGGCTCACCAAAACCGAATAA
- a CDS encoding nitroreductase family protein — MNDPEITQFPAPGDQLPPCNPCEGTLTLLARRRSTTAVTMTGPGPSQHQIDQLLRIAARVPDHGKLAPWRFLVFDGDSRARIGRELGEVFAAANPDATASQIEFETNRFVRAPLVVAVISRVIERHKVPEWEQILSAGAACQNLLIAASAMGFAAQWLTEWYAFDPAIKDAMGLRSGERIAGFIYIGTGPQEVQERPRPEPQIDRWNG, encoded by the coding sequence ATGAATGACCCTGAAATCACGCAGTTTCCCGCACCCGGCGACCAGCTCCCACCCTGCAATCCCTGCGAAGGCACGCTGACACTGCTGGCTCGCCGGCGCTCCACGACAGCGGTCACCATGACAGGACCCGGCCCGTCGCAGCATCAGATCGATCAGCTGTTGCGCATCGCCGCTCGCGTGCCGGACCACGGCAAGTTGGCGCCCTGGCGCTTTCTGGTTTTCGATGGCGATTCTCGAGCCAGGATTGGTCGGGAGCTAGGCGAAGTCTTTGCAGCAGCCAATCCTGATGCGACCGCCAGCCAGATCGAATTCGAGACCAATCGCTTCGTCCGCGCGCCGCTGGTAGTCGCGGTCATTTCCCGAGTGATCGAACGGCACAAGGTCCCGGAATGGGAGCAGATTCTATCCGCTGGCGCAGCCTGCCAGAACCTGCTGATCGCCGCATCTGCGATGGGCTTCGCGGCGCAGTGGCTCACCGAATGGTATGCGTTCGACCCGGCCATCAAGGACGCCATGGGTCTGCGCTCGGGAGAGCGCATCGCCGGCTTCATCTACATCGGTACCGGACCACAAGAGGTCCAGGAACGCCCGCGGCCCGAACCTCAAATCGACCGTTGGAACGGCTAG